The nucleotide window atttgagtttgtttgattgtgttaagggaaaaacaaaggatttcttccaagaggtttgagtggatgctAGAATTCCTGTGAAATGTAGTACAAATGAATTCTTAGGAAAAAATCCTACAGgattcaatcctacgaatcaaatgATCAACATACGAAAAATTtctaaggattctaatccttcaatgatcttatgaaaatcctttgaatcaaagagaCCCTAAACTCCTATAGGATTGAGATGAGCATGACATTTCAATCctatgtttttcctattcccatgtttttacaatcctgcgaatcaaagaggccctaaaACTTCAAAAAAAAAACGGGGAAACACTTGGGATCACCTGACGGATCCCAAGTGTGCGTTGACCTCCTCCTTTGcccgcctctctctctctcaccccctccccccccttcccccccccccccccccccccccctttccctTTTCCCGTATTGATCTAGAGGCATTGAGGAGGTTGGGGCCTCGAAATTCTGGCCATGAAGTCGCCGCCTCTCAAGTGCCTCGACCTGACCGATTCGTTTCGCACCTAAGCAGTCGCCACGCGGTGGTGGCAGCTTCCAATCCCCTGTCTCCTCCCCTCatcttcttgtccattgcaatgGTGACGTTGACGGCCGTGAGTCGGTGATGCTTTTCGGACCAAGTCCCATGTTGAAATCGCAACAAGGGTCTTGTTGCAAAGGGGAACGGACTCTCCCCCGGTTGGATGGCTCGCGACCCGGATGATTTTTTTGAAAATGATCTGCTGGCCGACTCTTAGCACGCCCCCCTTTTTTTAACGTTGGGAGTATACATTGCCAGCTGGTTTGTTTGCCGTCTCTATTAGACACGTGAGGACAGGATAGGATTAGAGCACACACTCGCGTCGATCGACATGAGCCTGCCTAGTGGAGCTTTGACAAATCCCTTCCTGTCCCGATTGGCTCCCGAGCATCTGCTGCCCGGTGGAGCCCTGTAGCAACCTTTCCAACCCTCCAAGTGGTGAGGTGAGAGGACGGGGGAGACCGGAGGGCCACCGGGCGAGCGAATGATGGTGGTATGATCCCATTCCTGCCCCAGCCCCAGCCAGGAGCGTGCACGGAGACGTCCGGACGGCGCCATCGCCGTGTCGCGTCACCGCGATCGCACCCCCTCCATACAAAATCCCTCCACCCATCGACACCGCAAccacctccaccaccaccgccccGCCATCGCCATGCGCCCCCGCCCATGACGCCGCCCCCGTCGCCcccgcccctcctcctcctcacccACCAGCTCCTCTCCGCCGTCTCCGtcctcgtcctcgacctcctcggccccgcccccgcccccgacgCCGCCCGCAAGCGCAGGCGGGCCGACAGCGACGGCGCTGAGGCCGGCCCCGCGGAcctcgtcgtcgccgtcgccccgcctccggctccggctccgccgtccccgccgctgccgctgccgccgacGAGCCCGGACCACTACCCGCTGGCCTTCCGCGTGTCCGCGCCCACCTTCCACTACCTCTCGGGCCTGCTCGACCCGCTGCTCTCCCACCCCTCGCTCCCGTGCCCGACCCTCCTCGCGCTCGCCCTCGCGCGCCTCGCCTCCGGCCTCCCCTACCCGGCGCTCGCCGCGCTCTTCCGCGTCCCGCCCTCCGCGCCGCGGGCCGCctcccgccgcctccgccgcgtcCTCCTCGCCAACTTCCGCTTCTGGCTCGCCTTCCCCTCCGATCCGGccggcgcctcctcctccccgctCCCCTCCTGCCGCGGCGCGCTCGCCTGCGCGCGATTCGCCGGCCCGGGCGGGCCCCTCGCCGCGCAGCTCGTCGCCGGCGCCTCCTCCCGCATCCTCTCCCTCGCCGCCGGCTTCCGCGGCGACCGCGCCGACATCGAGGTGCtcaggctctcctctctctaccaGGAGCTGGAGCAGGGGAAGCTACTCAACCCCGCGCAGTACCTGGTCGCAGATGGGAACGGGTACCCGCTCCTGCGCTGGCTCATGGTGCCCTTCGAGGGGCCTGTTGTCCCCGGCTCGCCGGAGGCCCATTTCAACACTGCCCACAAGGCAATGTGCCGCCCGGCGAGGCGCGCCGTCCGGAGCCTGATGGGGTGGGGCGCCATCGCGCGGCTCCACGAGGAGGAGAGCCCTCGCGCCGCCGTGACCTGCATTGGGACGTGCGCGATGCTCCACAACGTGCTGCTGGCGAGGGAGGATTACTCTGCGTTGGcgccggaggagggggaggaagaAGCAGAGACTGATTTGGGGGCAATGCAGAGCCGGAGAGATCATGCCGCAGAGGAAGGGTTCAAGGTTGATATGCGGGCAGTGGCGCTGCGGAGCGCATTGGCAGCAACGATGAATGATTGGCGGACGCCGGCCTAGCACCGGTGAACTGCTGATTGTTTAACAGGTCCTGTCATTGTTCATTCTTTTGGATCATATATAGCTTTGTATAGTGGTGAGTATTCTGTTACATTGGGTTCATTAATCTGTTGGCTGCTCAATAAATCAAGTAATAAACTGGCTAGATTGGTCCAACCTGGTACAATTCATGTTAGATTCGATATATTTCTGTTTGCTATCGATCTAGCTCATAAGGATCAAGGATTTCTTCTTCAAACTGCTGGAAGTAGATAGATGTGTTGTATAGACTTAAACATCCAAACAGATAGGCAAATGAAATACTCCTACTACATAGTAGTTAGGTATTGATAGAAATCTGTAGAGTTGCTACATATGGCAGGGATAAGGGCAACTTGTCTGTGCAACATCACAGAATATTATTCTTACACACATCAGCTAGATGTAGCAGTAGTAAATACAGTATTGAACATTATTCCACAAGTGAAAGCAGAGTTTCGACCACATGGCTCATGCTCGGTCTTCTGCTCCTCTCTTCTTCCACACATGATACTGCTATCTTAAGCATCATGAGTGCTTCTGAATGGTTGAATTCTCCATCCAGTCTGTAGTCGACGAACTCCAGAATCCACGACTGATCTTCACCTGCAAGTTTCTCTTTAAGAATTTCAGTAGAACATCTAACAGCCATTTCCACTTCCTCCTTACCCTCAACCATCCAACTGGAAACCCGAATCCCCCTCACTAACTCAAGAAGCACTACTCCATAGCTGTAAACATCGGCCTTGCCAGTGATTGGAAGATTGAGAGCCCATTCTGGTGCAATGTAGCCTCTAGTCCCGTGCACTCTTGACAACATTTGTGCGCTTGATCCTCGTTGCAGTAGCTTCACCAGTCCAAAATCTGCAATCTTGGGCTCAAAGTCTTTGTCTAACAATATGTTCTCTGGCTTGACATCACAATGCACAATCCATTCAAGACACTCATGGTGGAGATAGGCCAGTCCTTTCGCCACCCCAACTGcaatattgtacctttggccccATTGGAGCACAGGAGATAGGCTCTGGTAATCAAACAGAACTGTGGCTAAAGAACTATTCTCAATGAACTCAGAAACCAAGAGCTTGCATGTCTTCTCGACACAAAACCCCCAGATTCTGACCAGATTCATATGATAAATTCTGCCTATGACACTTAACTCGGACCTGAACTCCTGCTCTCCTTGGATCACATCATTTAGCTTCTTCACGGCAACCTTCCTTTCATCATCGAGGACTCCCTTATAAACTGCTCCTGACCCACCACTACCTAGCTCTTCTTGGAAGCAATTTGTTGCCTTCTGTAACTCCCTGTAGCTAAATATTcggaactggctggaaattatCGTGTAACCTTCATCTATAATCTCTGGTCTTCCCTCCCATTTGTGAACGACCCAACACCCGGCGATGATTAATATAACTTCAATGAAAAGCAGTGTTAATGCAGAAGAAAGGAAGTAGCCAAACTTGAACTTGGAAGAGCTGTCCTGGAACATCTGTGATGAACTGTCTGCCTCTTTTTCATGAACTCTGCATGTGTGAGCTAGTGTAGAAGTCAATTTGGGCGAAGACAGCAACCTCCTGGGAAGTTTCAGATAAACGTCGTTGGGAGGATATGCAAAGCTCTGGCCGTTTAAAAGGTAGACCTTTGTATAACATGTGCCTTCTCCCTGACGGTAAGCAAAAGCTTTGCAATCAGCATTGTCCAAGCACATACGTCTGCACTGCAGAATTGACACCTGCTGCACATAGATCGAATCATATCCATAGAAGTCAGTTTCAGCGAGCTTTTTGAATGAGAAATCCTGGGTGGCCGTGCTGTTTGCCTTGTGTCTTCTTCTGTTGTCCCAGTTGGCTGTCTTGTTTACATTGGGCGTGCACCCTTTGCTCCAGTCGCTTGCATCAACCACCTCGAAACCTTCAAGGCAAGAGCACTCGAGCTTCGGTAGGTATTTGCAGATGCTGTTTTTGCCACACAGCCCATGTATGTCGCAGACTCGGCGGAATGCCATCCAAGAGACCGACCAATCTCCGCTTGTCGCGTCTAGGCTATACAGCCTAAGGTTGCCATCATAATCCAGAGTCAACCTCCTCATAACCTGATCACCAAGATCAGAAGCTTCAAATGTAAAGTTGTCGCTCGCGACAAACTTGCCCGTCTGTTCAAGAACAGCATACCGGCTGCTGTTATAAGTAGTCCTTCCATTTACCCACGGATGGTTGAAAGGGGCAGGCCAATATATGCTACTGATGTCAGGGCCGTTGTAGATGAGCCTTAGCTCATTGTCGCTGTCAAAGTATAATGTATAGAAACCTGAATAGAGCAAGCCCCTGGCAGATGCAGATACCAGCTTTATGTTCCGAGTCATCGGCTGCGACGGCAGAAGCGTGTCTGTCGGTGAGTCGAAGCTTGTCCAGAGGCTCCGACCGTCTGGATCCACGATGATAAGGTTGCCGCTGTCGAGAAGCTCTGCACGGCTGGCACGAGTCGCGGTCGTGTTGGTGCTCCAGACGGCCGTGCCATCGTAGTCGAGCAGGGCCATGCTCCCGTCCTTTCGGAAGGCGAGCCTGGACCCTCTGCCGTTCACCGGCGCGTCGCGGTTGGCCGTCCACGCGATGGTCTTCGCCGACGAGCCGTTGAACCAGATGGAGAAGACAAAGGCGTTGGTGGCCACCTTGTAGAAGCCGCAGGCGAAGAGGCCGTTGGGCGACGCAAGGATGGTGGTGGTGTTGGCGGCGACGGCGGTGCCGTCCTCGATGAACACCGATGAATCTCTCTGGAGGTAGCTGGTGCCATGAGTATGGTGATCCTTGGCGAGAGCAACGGGGATCAGCAAGAGAAGGAGTGAGATGGATGTGCTGGAAACGTAGGCAGCTCTGGTGGCCGCCATGGCAACCATCTTGGTTCTGCTTTCTTCTCTTCTCATGCATCCAGTGGTACAGCCATGTGTCTATGTATATATCACATACATGTGTGGCCCGCAGGGCCCGGGTTCACATGGCACCATGAATCCATTGCGAAGCCGCTATAGGTCACGACTCATGAGAGGGTTGGAGAGGGACTGGACTCCAGGACGGGCATTCTGAATAGtgagcatctacaaccggacatcaTATCCGTCCCAACAAACGCCCGGAAGGGCTGCCCGGTCACTGTCTAGACGAGAAAATGCGACCGGACTAACATTTTCATAACTCAAGATCATGTACATTGCTATACCGTAGGCTACAGGTTAGACACATTGACTTGACCGGTTGACTGCTACTTACTGTGGTTCAGTCCAGTCCGTGTAGCACGGCAATGCTGACCGCTAAGCTTCAGTTGCTCTGAAATGTCGCTCGGCATTATTGGAGGTGGTTTAAGCGGGTGTCCAAGACGGCAAGTAGTGCCACTCTGTCGCTCCTGGCCAACGATAATGTCGTGGTAATGTGTAGTGCTAGCCTTGTAACAGGGGCCGCTTGCAGAGAGAGCACGCAGCTTGGTTGGCAGTGGTCAAGATTTTATCTGACGATAACAGCAACAACTCTAGACGTTCCGTTGCGCTGGACAGCAGGCTCTTGAGATATGGCCGCCGTCCCCGTGTCATGGCGAGTTGGTCGTTCTGGCATGGCCGCTCGACCAAATGGGCGTTCACGGACAAGGCTTGTCTCATGTTAGCTGGACTATAGTGACGGTGATGGAGATATCTGCTTGTTGAGGCACTGGAATGGCTCTTGTAAATTCCATGCTCATGCCGGTGGCAGCTTTACCGAACGCTACGTTCAATTCCTGGTAATCTTGATTCGCTGCGCGAAAGATAGAGCGAGGACCAAACCAGAAAATTCCATCTAGGATTCTTGCTAGGCCAGGGACCAAAGTTTAATTTTGCAGAATTGGCAGGGGCCGCGCGAACGCGTACCCCCTCTACCACAAATTATGACGTCCACTCTCCCGCTTGGGGAGATGGTAAGCCAGCGCACCCACCATGTGCAATGTGGGCCACTAGCCTAGGCCACGGGTCTTCCTGATCACTCGTCGACCCCGTCCAGGTAAGTATGGAACAACGTCGCACCTGCCTCTCCTCTTATAGCCTGCTCTCCCGCTCCATCCTCCTCGGctgggcgaggtgggactaaaacaaCCGAAgcgcagcagcagcagccacGGTCACGAGCGAGCGGAACGCGGGAGTCACGGGAGCGCTGTCTAGCTTCATGGGCTTTGCGTTCGCTTTATCTGGGCCTCGTGGCAGGACGAGCGTTGGGCTTCGGCCCAGAGCGCCGTCGCGGCTTTTTGCTTCTCCTCGTGTGCTCGTATGCATGATCGAGACTGGACCATGTGTTGGATTGGACTGTCATGGCACGTACTGCGTTGCAAATAGTAAAATAAAAAAGACATAAATTGCTTGACAGAGGTGTCTGGACGCTGGACCAAAAACACACGAAATTTGAGATTATGTGCTATGTAAACGGACAAAGTTAAAAGTCGAATGATCAAGGTTGAACGGAGAACCCaggagagagaaagagagaattTGCATTAAAATTCTCAAAAGAAATTTTCAGTAGGTGTAACTCATGCTTGGAATTGCAAGTCTGACCCTCACAACATGTTGCCTTTTGTTGCTGGAACTTTGAATGTCTTGTTCCATCGTAGAGTAGAATGATAATAAGAGTCGACTACCATATTTTTCAGATGGTTATAGATCGAAGGAAGCCTTGAATGTGTTGGATTTTAATTTCTAAGAAAACATAGACAATACATTGGTGCAAATTTCCAAATATAGTCTTACTGCATGAGTGCACACATGGCAACGAACGAAACATAAGCGGACATAATGATCAAATCGTGCCAAGCTTAATTTGAGCACCATGCATCGGACGCGAAAATGTCACATTATGCGGTGCATGAGTGTATGCCTGTGCGAGGCTGAACTCAAAATGTCGAAGAATCATACACATTGCCAAGCTTGGCCTCAAGAAGCGCAAGTTGGTGGCCAATGCAGACCCGTGGCCCCCAACCGTTGGCTTGATTTCCTCTACATCAGTCTCATCATCCCAAATTAGATCATCCGTTTCCTCATCCCGAAGATTCAGACTTTCCAGGAGTTTTGCCTTTTCCTTC belongs to Triticum urartu cultivar G1812 chromosome 7, Tu2.1, whole genome shotgun sequence and includes:
- the LOC125520807 gene encoding putative receptor protein kinase ZmPK1 encodes the protein MRREESRTKMVAMAATRAAYVSSTSISLLLLLIPVALAKDHHTHGTSYLQRDSSVFIEDGTAVAANTTTILASPNGLFACGFYKVATNAFVFSIWFNGSSAKTIAWTANRDAPVNGRGSRLAFRKDGSMALLDYDGTAVWSTNTTATRASRAELLDSGNLIIVDPDGRSLWTSFDSPTDTLLPSQPMTRNIKLVSASARGLLYSGFYTLYFDSDNELRLIYNGPDISSIYWPAPFNHPWVNGRTTYNSSRYAVLEQTGKFVASDNFTFEASDLGDQVMRRLTLDYDGNLRLYSLDATSGDWSVSWMAFRRVCDIHGLCGKNSICKYLPKLECSCLEGFEVVDASDWSKGCTPNVNKTANWDNRRRHKANSTATQDFSFKKLAETDFYGYDSIYVQQVSILQCRRMCLDNADCKAFAYRQGEGTCYTKVYLLNGQSFAYPPNDVYLKLPRRLLSSPKLTSTLAHTCRVHEKEADSSSQMFQDSSSKFKFGYFLSSALTLLFIEVILIIAGCWVVHKWEGRPEIIDEGYTIISSQFRIFSYRELQKATNCFQEELGSGGSGAVYKGVLDDERKVAVKKLNDVIQGEQEFRSELSVIGRIYHMNLVRIWGFCVEKTCKLLVSEFIENSSLATVLFDYQSLSPVLQWGQRYNIAVGVAKGLAYLHHECLEWIVHCDVKPENILLDKDFEPKIADFGLVKLLQRGSSAQMLSRVHGTRGYIAPEWALNLPITGKADVYSYGVVLLELVRGIRVSSWMVEGKEEVEMAVRCSTEILKEKLAGEDQSWILEFVDYRLDGEFNHSEALMMLKIAVSCVEEERSRRPSMSHVVETLLSLVE